The genomic interval CGCCGGGGACGTAGAGCCCGACCCGGTCGACCGGGACCCAGCGCTCGGTGACGGTGCCGCCCGGCACCACCTCGGTGGTCACGTCGGCCCGCCGCTGGTCGGCGTGCACCCGGCGGGCCCGGTCGATCGCCTCGACCAGCGCGGCCCGGACCTCCGGCTCCAGCGTCGACTCGGCCTCGGTGATCGTCTCGGCCGGCACCCGGAACCGGTCCAGCCGCAGGCCGTCGAGCCGATGGGTGGCGTCCTGGATCGCCGCGAAACCATGCTCGCGGACCGCCTCCACGATCGGGCGGATCTTCTCCACCGCCACGGAGACGTCGAGCTGGGCACGGGGCAGCAGCGGGCGTGGATCACGCCAACCGCCGCGCAGGTCGATCCGGTTCAACACCCTTGGCAGTCTATTCGGCACCCACCGATCGGTCCGCGTCCGCCCAGCCGGCGGGACGGTGACCCGGGCCACCCGGTCGGGGACACCGGACACGCCCGGCGCGGCAGCGGCTCCACGCCGGGCGGCGCGACCCGGTACCAGCGGTGCCGGACGGACCGGTCGAGCGGGCCGACCGGCGGCAGGATCTCCCCGGGCGGGGCGGTTCGCCGCCGGTGCCGACGGGCTAGGCTCGGACGGTGGACGCGCGGCTGCCGGTGTTTCCGCTCGGGACGGTGCTCTTTCCCGGCCTGGTCCTGCCGTTGCACATTTTCGAGGCGCGCTATCTCGACCTGATGCGGCACCTGCGCGGCCTGCCGGAGGGCACGCCCCGGGAGTTCGGCGTGGTCGCCATCCGCAGCGGCGGGTCGGCGTCGGTCTCCGCCGGCCCCGAACCGGAGTCCCGGACCGGGCCGGAGTCGCGGCCGGGCCAGCCGGAGCTGACCGACCGGCGCCCGGACGGTTCGCCGGTCACCCTGCACGACGTCGGCTGCACCGCCGAGCTACGGCAGGTCACCGAGCTGCCGGACGGCCGGCTCGACATCGTCACCGTCGGCCGTCGGCGGTTCCGGATCGCCCGCGTCGAGGCAGGCAGCACGCCGTACCTGACCGCCGAGGTGGAGTGGCTGCCCGAGCCGGTCGGGCAGGAGCAGCTCGCCGACCTGCTGGCACCCCGGGTGCTCGCGGTCTTCCGGCGCTATCTCACGCTGGTCCGGGACGATCCCGAGGAGCTTTCCGAGCAGTTGCCGGACGACCCCACCGTGCTGTCGCACCTGGTCGCCGCGACCGCCGCGCTCACCCTCACCGACCGGCAGCGGCTGCTGGCGACGCCGGACACCGCCGGCCGGCTGAGTGCGGAACTCCGGCTGCTCAATCGCGAGGCGGCTCTGCTGCGCCAGGTACGGGCGGTGCCGGTGCCACTGGCGGAGCTGGCGGTACCGGCAAGTCCCAACTGACCGGCCGGGATGCCGGCTCGGCCTCGGGCCGGAACACCGGCTCGGCCTCCGGCCGCAGTCCGGGGTAACGGGACCAGCCGGCCAGCAGGGTGTACATCACCGCCGCGCCGAACGCCGGCACCAGCAGGTCCCCGATGGCCGGGACGAACCCGAGCAGCAGGTCGTACTGCCCGCCGTACAGGTCCGGTGGCTTGCTGAACGTCGCCCCGGGCGGGGCGCTGGCCAGCAGCCGCTCGTAGCCGGAGAGGCCGATCTGCCGACCGAGCTGCCAGGCGAGTACGGCGGCGCCGAGCATGCCGAGCACCGTCACCAGCATGCCGACCGGCCCCCGGTGGCGGCGCAGCAGCAGCCACATCGCGATCGCGGCCAGCACGCCCAGGCCGAACCCGAGCACGCTGAACCAGCCGTCGGCGGCGATGAACTCCTCCGGCTGCGGCGCCGCCAGCAGCGCACCGTCCTCGGTCTGCACCACCGGCACACCGGGCGACACGGCCGACCAGAGCAGGCCGAACGGAACTCCCAACAGGATCAGCGCCAGCAGCACGGCGACGTTGGCCGCCGCGCCCCGGAGCAGCCGGCGGGCCGGTTCACTCCCGGCCGGCGGCGCAGCGGTCGGATCCGCCGGGACCGGCCAGCTGCCGTTCGCGGCGGCCGGATCCGGGCCGGGTCGGGTCAGCGGGTCCGGGGTCGCACCGGCCGGCGTACCCGGGTCGGTCCGGCCCGGCGCGTCCGTGACCGGTCCGCCGGGCGCGCCCGGCGCTGTCCCGGCCGGTACGCCGTGCGGCGGGCCCGGCGCCGCCGCCGGAGCAGGTGCCGGCGGTACGACGGGACCGCCGTGGTCGCCGTCGCCGAGCGGGCCGTCGGAAGGGGAGGTTGCCGGACTCACGAGATGATCCTCTCAGGCCCGGCCGCCCTCCGGAGGCCCGACCCGGAGTTGCCCGCTCCCACCGCGACGGCCGGCGAGACGTCCCCGCTCGGAGCGCCGGCCGACCAGGCAGCCGGCTCCGGTCGCGGTGCACGAGCACGCCGGCCCCGGTCAGCCCGCGACGGCGCTCGGTCCGAGCAGCGCCTTGAGGTCGGCCATCAGCGCGGTGGTGGGAGCCACCCGGAGCGGGCTGAGCCGCAGCAGGGTGGCCCGGGAGCCGTTGACCAGCTTGACGTGCACCTCGGCCGAGCCGGGATGGCTGGCCAGCACCTCGCGGAGCCGCTCCACCAGCGGCGGCGTGCAGCGGGACGGCGGCAGGGCCAGCACCACCGGCTTGACCTCGTCCGGTGCGGTGATGTCGGGCATCGACAGGTCCATCGCCATCAGCCGGGGCTGGTCGTCGCGGCGGTCGATCCGGCCCTTGACCACCACGATCGCGTCCTCGGCGATGTACTGCCCGACCAGTTCGTAGGTGTTCGGGAAGAAGAGCACCTCGACCGCGCCGCCGAGATCCTCCAGGGTCGCCGAGGCCCATGCCCGGCCCTGCTTGGTGATCCGGCGCTGCACCCCGGAGAGGATGCCGGCCAGGTTGACCACCTGCCCGTCGGCGACCCCGCCCTCCTCGGCCAGCGCCGAGATGGACATGTCGGCGGCGGCGGCGAGCACGTGCTCGACGCCGAAGAGCGGATGGTCGGAGACGTAGAGGCCGAGCATCTCGCGTTCGAAGGTGAGCAGGTCGGTCTTGTCCCACTCGCCGGTCGGGATCGGCGGGGTCACCACCATGCCGCCGCCCCCGCCGTCGTCCCCGCCGCCGAACGCGTCGCCGAAGAGGTCGTACTGGCCGACCGCCTCGTTGCGCTTGAGTGCGATGAACGAGTCGATCGCGTCGGTGTGTACGGCGAGCAGCCCCTTGCGGGTGTGCCCGAGCGAGTCGAACGCACCCGCCTTGATCAGCGATTCGACGGTCTTCTTGTTGCAGGCCACCGCGTCGACCTTGCGCAGGTAGTCGTAGAAGTCGGTGAAGTTGCCCTTCTCCTTGCGGGACCGGCGGATCGACTCGACCACGTTCGCGCCGACGTTGCGGACGGCGGCCAGCCCGAACCGGATGTCCTGGCCGACGGCGGCGAACCGGGCGTTGGACTCGTTGACGTCCGGCGGCAGCACCTTGATGCCCATCCGCCGGCACTCGGCCAGGTAGACCGCCGACTTGTCCTTGTCGTCGCCGACGGAGGTGAGCAGCGCGCTCATGTACTCCGCCGGATAATTCGCCTTCAGGTAGGCGGTCCAGTAGGAGACGACGCCGTACGCCGCGCTGTGCGCCTTGTTGAACGCGTAGTCGGAGAACGGGACCAGGATGTCCCAGAGCGTCTTGATCGCCGCGTCGCTGTAGCCGTTGTCCTTCATGCCGGCGGCGAACGGCGCGAACTCCTTGTCGAGGATCTCCTTCTTCTTCTTGCCCATCGCCCGGCGCAGCAGGTCGGCCTTGCCGAGCGAGTAGCCGGCCACCTTCTGGGCGATCGCCATGACCTGCTCCTGGTAGACGATCAGCCCGTAGGTGTCGCCGAGGATCTCCGCGAGGGAGTCGGCGAGTTCGGGGTGGATCGGTACCACCGGCTTGCGGTTGTTCTTGCGGTCGGCGTACTCGTTGTGCGCGTTGGCGCCCATCGGACCGGGCCGGTAGAGCGCGCCGACCGCCGAGATGTCCTCGAAGTTGTCCGGCGCCATCGAGCGCAGCAGCGCCCGCATCGGACCGCCGTCGAACTGGAACACCCCGAGGGTGTCACCCCGGCCGAGCAGGGCGTACGTCGCCTTGTCGTCCAGCGGCAGGTCCTCCAGCACCAGGTCCTCGCCCCGGTTCTCCCGGATCGCCTCCAGCGCGTCGTCCATGATGGTCAGGTTGCGCAGGCCCAGGAAGTCCATCTTGAGCAGGCCGATGGTCTCGCAGGCACCCATGTCCCACTGGGTGATGATCGAGCCGTCCTGCTCGCGCTTCTGGATCGGCAGCACGTCGACCAGCGGATCCCGGGACAGGATCACCCCGGCCGCGTGCACCCCCCACTGCCGCTTCAGCCCCTCCAGGCCCTTGGCGGTGTCGACGACCTTGCGTACCTCGCCGTCGCCGTCGTAGAGCTGCCGGAACTCGGCCGCCTCGGGATAGCGCGGGTGGCCCGGGTCGAAGATGCCGCCGAGCGGGATGTCCTTGCCCATCACCGCCGGGGGCATCGCCTTGGTGATCCGGTCGCCCATCGCGAACGGGTACCCGAGGACCCGGGCCGCGTCCTTGATCGCCGCCTTCGCCTTGATCGTGCCGTACGTGATGATCTGGGCGACCCGCTCCTCGCCGTACTTCTCGGTGGCGTAGCGGATCATGTCGCCGCGCCTACGCTCGTCGAAGTCCATGTCGATGTCGGGCATCGAGACACGGTCGGGGTTGAGGAACCGCTCGAAGAGCAGGCCGTGCGCCATCGGGTCCAGCTCGGTGATGCCGAGCGCGTACGCGATCAGGGCGCCCGCCGCCGAACCACGCCCCGGCCCGACCCGGATCCCCTCCCGCTTGGCGTACGCGACCAGGTCGGCGACGACCAGGAAGTAGCCCGGGAAGCCCATCTTGAGGATCACGTCGAGCTCGTACTCGGCCTGCCGCCGACGGTCCTCCGGCACCCCGCCCGGGAAGCGCCGCTCCAGCCCGCGCATCACCTCCTTGCGCAGGAAGGTCTCCTCGGTCTCCCCCGCCGGCACCGGGAACTGCGGCATCAGGTTGCGCGGCGCGAAGAGCTCGGAGTAGTCGCCGATCCGCTCCGCGATCTCCAGCGTGCTGTCGCAGGCCCCCGGCACCTCCGAGTCCCAGAGCGCGCGCATCTCGGCCGCCGACTTCAGGTAGAAGTCCCGGGCGTCGAACTTGAACCGCTTCGGGTCGGCCAGCGTCGAGCCGGACTGCACGCAGAGCAGCACCTCGTGCGCGTCCGCGTCCTTCTCGTAGGTGTAGTGCAGGTCGTTGGTGGCCACCGGCTTCAGGTTGAGCTTCTTGCCCAGCCGGATCAGGTCCTGCCGGATCCGGGTCTCGATGTCGAGCCCGTGATCCATCACCTCCAGGTAGTAGTTCTCCGCCCCGAAGATGTCCCGGAACTCCGCCGCCGACTCGCACGCCTTGTCGAAGTTCCCGATCCGCAGCCAGGTCTGCACCTCGCCCGACGGGCAGCCGGTGGTGGCGATGATCCCCTTGCCGTACTGGTGCAGCAGCTCCCGGTCGGCCCGCGGCTTGAAGTAGTAGCCCTCCAGGCTGGCCCGGGACTGCATCCGGAACAGGTTGCGCAGCCCGTCGGCGTCCCCGGCCAGCATGGTCATGTGGGTGTAGGCGCCACCGCCGGAGACGTCGTTCTCGCCGCCGTCGGCCCAGCGGACCCGGGTCCGCTCCCGCCGGTCGGTCCCCGGCGTGAGGTACATCTCGCTGCCGATGATCGGCTTCACCCCGGCGGCCGTGGCCTGCTTGTGGAAGTCGTACGCGCCGAAGAGGTTGCCGTGGTCGGTCATCGCCAGCGCCGGCATGCCCAGCCGGTTGGTCTCGGCGAACAACTCCTTGAGCCGGGCCGCCCCGTCGAGCATCGAATACTCGGTGTGCACGTGCAGGTGCACGAACGAGTCAGACACCCAGGGCCCCCTTCCCTCACGCGGCTGCCGGCCGGCACGCCGACGACAGCTCGACGGCGGTGGCCGGTCACCCAGCGACGCATCCCCCAACGGCACCACGCAGCGCCTGGCGAGCGCGGGCCGGACGGCACGATCCGTGCCCCGACGGCAGGGCGCGTACCCCGACGCGCGACCGCCGGTCCCCGAGCCTAGTCCCAGGGCGGCGCGGTCTCCAGGCTTGACACCCGCCCGGGCGAGCTGTCCC from Plantactinospora sp. BC1 carries:
- a CDS encoding LON peptidase substrate-binding domain-containing protein, with the protein product MDARLPVFPLGTVLFPGLVLPLHIFEARYLDLMRHLRGLPEGTPREFGVVAIRSGGSASVSAGPEPESRTGPESRPGQPELTDRRPDGSPVTLHDVGCTAELRQVTELPDGRLDIVTVGRRRFRIARVEAGSTPYLTAEVEWLPEPVGQEQLADLLAPRVLAVFRRYLTLVRDDPEELSEQLPDDPTVLSHLVAATAALTLTDRQRLLATPDTAGRLSAELRLLNREAALLRQVRAVPVPLAELAVPASPN
- a CDS encoding DUF2567 domain-containing protein, which gives rise to MTRPGPDPAAANGSWPVPADPTAAPPAGSEPARRLLRGAAANVAVLLALILLGVPFGLLWSAVSPGVPVVQTEDGALLAAPQPEEFIAADGWFSVLGFGLGVLAAIAMWLLLRRHRGPVGMLVTVLGMLGAAVLAWQLGRQIGLSGYERLLASAPPGATFSKPPDLYGGQYDLLLGFVPAIGDLLVPAFGAAVMYTLLAGWSRYPGLRPEAEPVFRPEAEPASRPVSWDLPVPPAPPVAPAPPVPGAAEPPRD
- the dnaE gene encoding DNA polymerase III subunit alpha, which codes for MSDSFVHLHVHTEYSMLDGAARLKELFAETNRLGMPALAMTDHGNLFGAYDFHKQATAAGVKPIIGSEMYLTPGTDRRERTRVRWADGGENDVSGGGAYTHMTMLAGDADGLRNLFRMQSRASLEGYYFKPRADRELLHQYGKGIIATTGCPSGEVQTWLRIGNFDKACESAAEFRDIFGAENYYLEVMDHGLDIETRIRQDLIRLGKKLNLKPVATNDLHYTYEKDADAHEVLLCVQSGSTLADPKRFKFDARDFYLKSAAEMRALWDSEVPGACDSTLEIAERIGDYSELFAPRNLMPQFPVPAGETEETFLRKEVMRGLERRFPGGVPEDRRRQAEYELDVILKMGFPGYFLVVADLVAYAKREGIRVGPGRGSAAGALIAYALGITELDPMAHGLLFERFLNPDRVSMPDIDMDFDERRRGDMIRYATEKYGEERVAQIITYGTIKAKAAIKDAARVLGYPFAMGDRITKAMPPAVMGKDIPLGGIFDPGHPRYPEAAEFRQLYDGDGEVRKVVDTAKGLEGLKRQWGVHAAGVILSRDPLVDVLPIQKREQDGSIITQWDMGACETIGLLKMDFLGLRNLTIMDDALEAIRENRGEDLVLEDLPLDDKATYALLGRGDTLGVFQFDGGPMRALLRSMAPDNFEDISAVGALYRPGPMGANAHNEYADRKNNRKPVVPIHPELADSLAEILGDTYGLIVYQEQVMAIAQKVAGYSLGKADLLRRAMGKKKKEILDKEFAPFAAGMKDNGYSDAAIKTLWDILVPFSDYAFNKAHSAAYGVVSYWTAYLKANYPAEYMSALLTSVGDDKDKSAVYLAECRRMGIKVLPPDVNESNARFAAVGQDIRFGLAAVRNVGANVVESIRRSRKEKGNFTDFYDYLRKVDAVACNKKTVESLIKAGAFDSLGHTRKGLLAVHTDAIDSFIALKRNEAVGQYDLFGDAFGGGDDGGGGGMVVTPPIPTGEWDKTDLLTFEREMLGLYVSDHPLFGVEHVLAAAADMSISALAEEGGVADGQVVNLAGILSGVQRRITKQGRAWASATLEDLGGAVEVLFFPNTYELVGQYIAEDAIVVVKGRIDRRDDQPRLMAMDLSMPDITAPDEVKPVVLALPPSRCTPPLVERLREVLASHPGSAEVHVKLVNGSRATLLRLSPLRVAPTTALMADLKALLGPSAVAG